A single window of Gossypium hirsutum isolate 1008001.06 chromosome A10, Gossypium_hirsutum_v2.1, whole genome shotgun sequence DNA harbors:
- the LOC107895867 gene encoding receptor like protein 21, whose translation MNLEELDLSGNRLKNSDLTYIKGLSVKSLNIGGNLVQGSIDIGVLNNLTKLKELDMSNNEIESLQYFHDGERQLKLINLEKLDLSYNFFNNTLLARLGGLSNLKSLNVGNNLINGSINIIEELDGLINLEELVLDGSHLSNILHSIRWCDLRKLEVLDISENALEGELPSCLANLSSLYHLDISGNQFIGNGASTTLANLTLLKFVFLTRNLFKVPSFFMSFANHSHLEVLFSDQIELVKEPAIRTWIPKFQIKVFRLSNCTPKEVHNEVPKFLYTNMT comes from the exons ATGAATTTGGAAGAGCTTGACTTGAGTGGGAATAGGTTGAAGAACAGTGATCTGACATATATCAAGGGGCTAAGTGTAAAGTCCTTGAATATTGGAGGAAATCTAGTGCAAGGATCAATCGATATTGGAG TGTTGAATAATTTGACAAAGCTGAAGGAGTTGGATATGAGTAATAATGAAATTGAGAGCCTTCAATATTTTCATG ATGGTGAGAGACAACTTAAGTTGATCAATTTAGAAAAGCTTGATTTGAGTTACAATTTTTTCAATAATACCTTATTGGCACGGCTCGGAGGACTTTCCAATCTGAAGTCTTTGAATGTAGGGAATAACTTAATTAATGGatcaataaatattattgaaG AATTAGATGGTTTGATCAATTTAGAAGAATTAGTGTTGGATGGTTCACATCTCAGCAACATTCTTCACAGCATTC GATGGTGTGACTTACGGAAGCTTGAGGTGTTGGATATTAGCGAAAATGCACTTGAGGGAGAACTTCCTTCATGTTTGGCTAACTTATCATCTCTTTATCATTTGGATATTTCTGGTAATCAATTCATTGGAAATGGTGCCTCCACTACTCTAGCCAATCTCACATTGCTTAAATTTGTTTTTCTTACGCGAAACCTATTTAAAGTTCCATCTTTTTTCATGTCATTTGCCAACCACTCACATCTCGAAGTCCTCTTCAGCGATCAAATTGAGTTAGTCAAAGAGCCTGCCATTCGAACTTGGATCCCAAAATTCCAAATAAAAGTTTTTCGTTTGTCAAATTGTACACCAAAGGAAGTCCACAATGAAGTTCCCAAATTCCTCTATACCAATATGACCTAA